One genomic region from Vibrio cyclitrophicus encodes:
- a CDS encoding Dam family site-specific DNA-(adenine-N6)-methyltransferase, giving the protein MKKQRAFLKWAGGKYGLVEDIQRHLPPARKLVEPFVGAGSVFLNTDFEQYLLADINPDLINLYNLLKTDPETYITEAKRWFCPENNRKEVFLDIRAQFNGTDNIMYRSLAFLYMNRFGFNGLCRYNKKGGFNVPFGSYKKPYFPEAELEFFAEKAKKATFVCEGYHETFSRARKGCVVYCDPPYAPLSNTANFTSYAGNGFSLDDQAALADVAERAAMERGIPVLISNHDTTLTRRLYHGAELNVVKVKRTISRNGAGRNKVDELLALFHKEKNQQHASAE; this is encoded by the coding sequence ATGAAAAAGCAGCGTGCCTTTCTAAAATGGGCTGGTGGTAAATATGGCCTAGTTGAAGACATCCAACGTCACCTGCCACCTGCTCGTAAATTGGTAGAACCGTTTGTCGGTGCTGGTTCAGTATTTTTGAACACTGATTTTGAGCAGTACCTACTAGCCGATATCAATCCCGACCTTATCAACCTATATAACCTACTGAAAACCGACCCTGAAACGTACATCACTGAAGCAAAGCGTTGGTTCTGCCCTGAGAACAACCGCAAAGAAGTCTTTCTAGATATTCGAGCTCAGTTCAACGGTACAGATAACATCATGTATCGCTCGCTTGCTTTCTTGTATATGAACCGATTTGGCTTCAATGGCTTGTGTCGTTACAACAAGAAGGGCGGCTTTAACGTTCCGTTCGGTTCTTACAAAAAACCTTACTTCCCAGAAGCCGAGCTGGAGTTTTTTGCTGAGAAAGCGAAAAAAGCCACTTTCGTCTGTGAGGGATACCATGAAACCTTTAGCCGCGCCCGTAAAGGCTGCGTGGTTTATTGTGATCCCCCATACGCACCGTTGTCGAACACGGCTAACTTTACCTCTTATGCAGGTAATGGCTTCAGCTTAGATGATCAAGCGGCCTTGGCTGACGTTGCTGAAAGAGCAGCAATGGAGCGCGGTATTCCCGTTTTGATATCTAACCACGATACGACGTTAACACGTCGCTTATATCACGGGGCGGAGTTGAACGTGGTTAAGGTGAAACGCACCATCAGCCGTAATGGCGCGGGGCGTAATAAAGTTGATGAGCTACTGGCGCTTTTCCATAAAGAGAAAAACCAGCAACACGCATCTGCGGAATAG
- the rpe gene encoding ribulose-phosphate 3-epimerase, whose amino-acid sequence MKDFLIAPSILSADFARLGEDVEKVLAAGADVVHFDVMDNHYVPNLTFGAPICKALRDYGITAPIDVHLMVKPVDSIVPEFAKAGASMITFHVEASEHIDRTLQLIKEHGCKAGVVLNPATPLSCLDYILDKVDMILLMSVNPGFGGQSFIPHTLDKLRAVRKLIDESGRDIRLEIDGGVKVDNIREIAEAGADMFVAGSAIFNQPDYKEVIDEMRAELAKVNA is encoded by the coding sequence ATGAAAGATTTTCTAATCGCTCCATCTATTTTGTCTGCAGATTTTGCTCGTCTTGGTGAAGACGTAGAAAAAGTACTCGCAGCCGGTGCCGACGTTGTGCACTTTGATGTGATGGATAACCACTACGTACCTAACCTGACTTTTGGCGCGCCTATTTGTAAAGCACTGCGTGACTACGGTATTACTGCTCCTATCGATGTTCACCTAATGGTGAAGCCAGTAGACAGCATCGTACCTGAGTTCGCTAAAGCTGGCGCATCAATGATTACCTTCCACGTTGAAGCATCAGAGCACATAGATCGTACTCTACAGCTGATCAAAGAACACGGCTGTAAAGCAGGTGTTGTTCTAAACCCGGCAACACCGTTGTCTTGCTTAGATTACATCCTGGACAAAGTAGACATGATTCTACTGATGTCTGTGAACCCTGGCTTTGGCGGTCAATCTTTCATTCCACACACTCTTGATAAGCTGCGTGCTGTTCGTAAACTCATTGATGAGTCAGGCCGCGATATCCGCCTTGAGATTGATGGTGGCGTGAAAGTGGATAACATCCGTGAAATTGCAGAAGCGGGCGCTGATATGTTCGTTGCTGGCTCAGCAATCTTCAATCAACCGGATTACAAAGAAGTGATTGATGAGATGCGAGCAGAGCTTGCAAAAGTTAACGCATAA
- a CDS encoding SPOR domain-containing protein — MSLAHELRVLELESQVELLERLQLLTNFGSNLVTVAGKAGSGRSWLAQRYLEAWSTEKNQCLLLCHPSQDDQQHRALILSQIVSDPLFNQHDSLSDSLTRLLDGDSCNVVIVVDDAHRLSELLVSELWMLVLEAQSNPQWTINIVLFSESGHLDTLLTRLSYGQQHKPIDLEIDDLSQSEAEHFFESLVIRYVDDESENRVRRAFNKAQPLPGELMALGELKVEKRIIIRSIIGSPINIAIVVALMLVLIGGGYWWMFSQPTPDDKAQSLIAPIEQTAIPTFEVESGSEQVGVDGALSAEAETDMSYQGADDDSSSLPPTVVEDTASVGEVEQDQQRVVITSDVVDALLDDKPESADTSVIDAVVEENTGDPVSPQPESEKVESQPSIDEELDLTNSNPPTKKITFSFAREELQAISPRAYTLQLSAMTSLEDVQSFIEEYEVEDKVRIYPTLRNDTKWFIITYQDYPTIQVARDAVSALSKPLQQLEPWAKSMNQVHREIERAK; from the coding sequence ATGAGTTTGGCTCATGAATTAAGAGTATTGGAGTTAGAGTCTCAAGTTGAGCTACTAGAACGCTTACAACTTTTGACGAACTTTGGTTCAAACCTTGTGACGGTAGCTGGTAAAGCTGGCTCTGGCCGTTCTTGGTTAGCTCAGCGTTATCTTGAAGCGTGGTCCACAGAAAAAAATCAGTGTTTACTGCTTTGCCATCCGAGCCAAGATGATCAACAACATCGAGCGCTTATTCTTAGCCAAATTGTTTCTGATCCACTGTTTAACCAACATGATTCCTTGTCAGATAGCCTTACTAGGTTACTTGACGGAGACTCGTGCAATGTGGTTATTGTTGTTGATGATGCCCACCGACTCTCAGAGCTATTAGTATCCGAATTATGGATGTTGGTACTTGAGGCTCAATCAAACCCTCAATGGACGATCAATATCGTTCTCTTTTCGGAAAGTGGCCACTTAGATACGTTATTAACACGTCTGAGTTACGGTCAGCAACACAAGCCTATCGATCTCGAGATCGATGACCTTTCACAATCAGAGGCTGAACATTTCTTTGAATCTCTGGTGATTCGATATGTAGATGATGAGTCTGAAAATCGCGTGCGACGTGCGTTTAATAAAGCACAACCTCTGCCCGGTGAGTTAATGGCTTTAGGAGAATTGAAAGTGGAAAAAAGGATTATTATTCGCTCAATTATTGGCTCGCCCATCAACATTGCAATAGTGGTGGCCTTGATGTTGGTTTTAATTGGTGGTGGTTATTGGTGGATGTTCAGTCAACCAACCCCTGACGATAAAGCGCAATCTCTTATTGCTCCCATTGAACAGACAGCTATCCCAACCTTTGAAGTGGAAAGTGGTTCCGAACAGGTTGGAGTCGACGGAGCGCTAAGTGCTGAAGCCGAAACTGACATGAGCTACCAAGGTGCTGATGATGATAGTTCATCTCTGCCACCAACCGTTGTTGAAGATACCGCTAGTGTTGGAGAGGTGGAGCAAGATCAGCAACGTGTCGTGATTACCTCTGATGTGGTTGATGCTCTACTTGACGATAAACCGGAGAGTGCCGATACCAGTGTGATTGATGCTGTTGTTGAAGAAAACACAGGTGACCCGGTTAGTCCACAGCCAGAATCAGAAAAGGTAGAGTCACAGCCTTCGATCGATGAAGAGTTAGACCTAACAAATTCAAATCCTCCGACGAAAAAGATCACTTTCTCATTTGCTCGCGAAGAGTTACAAGCTATCTCTCCACGAGCTTATACTCTGCAGTTGAGTGCCATGACGTCATTAGAAGACGTTCAGTCTTTTATTGAAGAATATGAAGTCGAAGACAAGGTTCGTATCTATCCAACACTTCGTAATGACACCAAGTGGTTTATTATTACTTATCAAGATTATCCAACGATTCAAGTAGCTCGGGACGCGGTAAGTGCATTATCAAAACCACTTCAACAGTTGGAACCTTGGGCAAAATCGATGAATCAAGTGCATCGAGAGATAGAACGTGCGAAATAA
- a CDS encoding phosphoglycolate phosphatase, translated as MSLSSIKLIAFDLDGTLLDSVPDLAVAADQACRELGFPSVSEEQVRDYVGNGADVLIGRSLSRNLTVDPSLEPELLKKARILFDDFYEQGGHKLSHLYPSVKETLAELDKAGFTMALVTNKPSKFVPDVLAQHGIGKYFVDVLGGDSFPEKKPNPVALNWLLEKHNVKAEEMLMVGDSSNDIKAAKNAGCHSFGLTYGYNHGEPISASNPDYVADNIAQLLDVVLVSA; from the coding sequence ATGTCATTAAGCTCAATAAAACTGATCGCCTTTGATTTGGATGGAACCTTGTTAGACAGCGTACCGGATTTGGCTGTCGCGGCTGACCAAGCTTGTCGGGAGCTGGGTTTCCCTTCAGTAAGCGAAGAGCAAGTTCGCGACTATGTGGGTAATGGTGCTGACGTTCTTATCGGACGTTCACTCAGCCGCAACCTGACGGTTGATCCAAGCCTAGAGCCTGAGCTGCTAAAGAAAGCACGTATCCTGTTTGATGATTTCTACGAGCAGGGTGGTCATAAGCTGAGCCACCTTTACCCATCGGTTAAAGAGACACTCGCTGAGCTAGACAAAGCGGGCTTCACGATGGCGCTTGTCACCAACAAGCCCTCGAAATTTGTACCAGACGTTCTGGCGCAGCACGGTATCGGTAAGTACTTTGTTGATGTGTTGGGAGGCGACTCTTTCCCAGAGAAAAAGCCGAACCCAGTGGCGCTGAACTGGTTGCTAGAAAAGCACAATGTGAAGGCTGAAGAGATGCTGATGGTTGGTGATTCAAGCAACGACATCAAAGCCGCTAAGAATGCAGGCTGCCACTCGTTTGGTCTGACTTACGGCTACAACCACGGTGAGCCAATTTCAGCATCGAACCCTGACTATGTCGCAGACAACATTGCGCAATTACTAGATGTCGTTCTAGTTTCAGCATAA